From the Oceanicaulis alexandrii DSM 11625 genome, one window contains:
- a CDS encoding helix-turn-helix transcriptional regulator, protein MTRPIHNRLPVLRAERGLSRKDLAQAIGVNYQTVGYLERGDFNPSLELAMRLAEYFGVSIESIFAFEPFKPQIARPADPGAGQTGADPS, encoded by the coding sequence ATGACACGCCCGATCCATAACCGCCTTCCCGTCCTACGCGCCGAGCGCGGACTGTCGCGCAAGGATCTCGCGCAAGCGATTGGCGTGAACTACCAGACGGTGGGATATCTCGAACGCGGGGATTTCAACCCCTCGCTCGAACTGGCGATGCGCCTTGCCGAGTATTTCGGGGTGAGCATCGAGTCGATATTCGCCTTCGAACCGTTCAAGCCCCAGATCGCACGCCCCGCAGATCCTGGCGCGGGCCAGACAGGAGCAGATCCGTCATGA
- a CDS encoding porin family protein — MQKTILLSTAAALLIAGGASAQDSKWHLGAGYTYFDASDVELDVINIRGGYDITEYFGVEGELLVGLEDEDLTIAGVSGDVGLDYGLGVFAKAQYPLAEQVSVYGRLGYAYHEIDASFAGAQFEDSSDAFAFGGGLEWTVSGPNAVRLDYTRYEYEGDGDADAFSIGYVLRF; from the coding sequence ATGCAAAAGACGATTCTCCTCTCCACCGCCGCCGCCCTGCTGATCGCTGGCGGCGCCTCCGCTCAAGACTCCAAATGGCATCTGGGCGCCGGCTACACCTATTTTGACGCCTCCGATGTCGAGCTTGATGTGATCAACATCCGCGGCGGCTACGACATCACCGAGTATTTCGGCGTTGAAGGCGAGCTGCTGGTCGGCCTTGAAGACGAAGACCTGACCATCGCCGGCGTTTCCGGCGATGTGGGCCTTGATTACGGCCTGGGCGTCTTCGCCAAGGCGCAATACCCGCTGGCCGAGCAAGTCTCTGTCTATGGCCGCCTGGGCTACGCCTATCACGAGATCGACGCCTCTTTCGCGGGCGCTCAGTTTGAAGACAGCTCTGACGCGTTCGCATTCGGCGGCGGTCTGGAATGGACGGTCTCCGGCCCCAACGCCGTGCGCCTGGACTACACCCGCTATGAGTATGAAGGCGACGGCGACGCCGACGCGTTCTCCATCGGTTATGTGCTCCGCTTCTAA
- a CDS encoding carboxymuconolactone decarboxylase family protein, translating into MTEFNLYDETNAPEAARPVLKTAKGAFGFVPNLLGTLAESPATAEAYLTLAGIVDKTSLTPAERQVVLLAVSYENTCHYCMAAHSTLAGGAGVDAPTLDALRSGAPLPDARLDALAQFARTMVKERGYASEADIKAFLDAGFTKANIFDVITATALKTISNYANHIAETPVDDAFKPQTWTKSAAA; encoded by the coding sequence ATGACCGAGTTTAACCTGTACGACGAAACCAACGCCCCTGAAGCCGCCCGCCCGGTTCTGAAGACCGCCAAGGGCGCGTTCGGCTTCGTGCCGAACCTTCTCGGCACGCTGGCGGAAAGCCCCGCAACAGCCGAAGCCTATCTCACCCTCGCCGGTATTGTGGACAAGACCAGCCTGACCCCGGCCGAGCGCCAGGTCGTGCTTCTGGCCGTGTCCTATGAGAACACCTGCCATTACTGCATGGCGGCCCACTCCACGCTGGCCGGCGGCGCCGGCGTCGATGCGCCGACCCTTGACGCCCTGCGCTCTGGCGCGCCCCTGCCGGATGCGCGTCTGGACGCGCTGGCGCAGTTCGCCCGTACGATGGTGAAAGAGCGCGGCTACGCCAGCGAAGCCGACATCAAGGCCTTCCTGGACGCCGGCTTCACCAAGGCGAACATTTTTGACGTCATCACCGCCACCGCGCTGAAGACGATCTCCAATTACGCCAACCACATCGCCGAAACTCCGGTGGACGACGCGTTCAAGCCGCAAACCTGGACCAAGTCGGCCGCCGCCTAA
- the nudC gene encoding NAD(+) diphosphatase, with translation MTMTFTDAALDHAGLLRSKPDWIESQLADRKAQAVLFAGGDLALNEQGGPLIMRAKYAARLPLKAPGLIFIGVLDGQPWFAGALEPGVAEKGPDFRHSAADAPSDLASVLGRARSLLMWHREHLFCSNCGASTDVADAGSKRVCPSCDTEHFPRVNPSVIMLVHAGDQCVLGRQPNWPEGMYSTLAGFMEPGETIEAACAREVAEEVHLKVTSVEYVASQPWPFPSQLMIGLMAEAEPGTLVPDDDLEDARWFTRDEVRALFNTEVSRMMPRHFSIARMLIERWLSADSG, from the coding sequence ATGACGATGACCTTCACCGACGCCGCGCTTGATCACGCGGGATTGCTCCGGTCCAAACCGGACTGGATCGAAAGCCAGCTTGCCGACCGCAAGGCGCAGGCTGTTTTGTTCGCCGGCGGCGATCTGGCGCTGAATGAACAGGGCGGGCCGCTGATCATGCGGGCGAAATACGCCGCGCGTCTGCCGCTGAAAGCGCCGGGCCTGATCTTCATCGGCGTGCTGGACGGCCAGCCTTGGTTCGCCGGGGCGCTGGAGCCTGGCGTCGCCGAGAAGGGGCCGGACTTTCGGCATAGCGCCGCTGACGCGCCCTCAGACCTCGCCAGCGTGCTTGGACGGGCGCGTTCGCTGTTGATGTGGCATCGCGAGCACCTGTTCTGCTCAAACTGCGGCGCGAGCACGGATGTGGCGGACGCCGGTTCGAAACGGGTCTGCCCCAGCTGCGACACCGAGCATTTCCCGAGGGTCAATCCCAGCGTGATCATGCTGGTGCATGCAGGCGATCAATGCGTGCTGGGTCGGCAGCCGAACTGGCCTGAAGGCATGTACTCCACGCTGGCGGGGTTCATGGAGCCCGGCGAGACCATCGAAGCCGCCTGTGCGCGCGAAGTGGCCGAGGAGGTCCATCTGAAGGTGACCTCTGTGGAGTATGTGGCCAGCCAACCCTGGCCCTTTCCCTCCCAGCTCATGATCGGGCTGATGGCGGAAGCGGAGCCGGGAACCCTTGTGCCCGATGATGATCTGGAGGATGCGCGCTGGTTCACACGCGACGAAGTGCGCGCACTTTTCAACACTGAGGTGAGCCGAATGATGCCCCGGCACTTCTCAATCGCGCGCATGCTGATAGAAAGATGGTTGTCGGCCGACTCGGGCTGA
- a CDS encoding c-type cytochrome translates to MGSLFFNKLAAALLAVALVILGLTTLGDSLFHAEQPEQFGYPVDLAALEGASGPAEEEVEGPVDFGVLLASADISAGERVARRCASCHSFDSGMADGTGPHLWGVLGRAVAAVDGFNYSAAMEEYGETTADWHYENLYNFLESPRRYMPGTAMSFAGLRDQEDRINLIAYMHEQGSSDMPFPEPLAVPAEEGDMAEGEAAADAEIVETLDEAEASIEEMDDVDIEVDAPAEPQPEGGEEL, encoded by the coding sequence ATGGGCTCTCTTTTCTTCAATAAACTGGCTGCCGCTCTCCTGGCGGTCGCCCTGGTCATTCTGGGGCTGACGACGCTGGGCGACAGCCTGTTCCATGCTGAACAGCCCGAGCAATTCGGCTATCCGGTGGATCTCGCCGCCCTCGAGGGCGCCAGCGGTCCCGCCGAGGAAGAAGTGGAAGGTCCGGTTGATTTCGGCGTTCTGCTCGCCAGCGCGGACATCTCCGCCGGGGAACGCGTGGCTCGCCGCTGCGCCAGCTGCCACTCTTTCGACTCCGGCATGGCGGACGGCACCGGCCCGCACCTGTGGGGCGTTCTGGGTCGCGCGGTCGCTGCGGTTGACGGCTTCAATTACTCCGCCGCCATGGAAGAGTATGGTGAGACCACGGCCGACTGGCATTATGAAAACCTCTACAACTTCCTGGAAAGCCCGCGCCGCTACATGCCGGGTACGGCCATGAGCTTCGCCGGTCTGCGCGACCAGGAAGATCGCATCAACCTGATCGCCTACATGCACGAGCAGGGCAGCTCGGACATGCCTTTCCCCGAACCGCTTGCGGTCCCGGCTGAAGAGGGCGACATGGCGGAAGGCGAAGCCGCGGCTGACGCTGAGATCGTCGAGACCCTGGATGAGGCGGAAGCCTCAATCGAGGAAATGGACGATGTCGACATCGAAGTCGACGCGCCCGCCGAGCCGCAGCCTGAAGGCGGCGAAGAGCTCTAG
- a CDS encoding AAA family ATPase, with product MTNFATDASLALSAPRQAGPLLAIASGKGGVGKTTLAIAMAHAFARRGQRSLLVDADLGMANVDVQLGVSAASDLASVVAGDLSLAEAVNSVGEGSFDLIAGPSGSAALAGLDLENVNRLAAGVTAASMAYDRTLIDLAAGAERSTIRLAAAADDVLIVINDEPTSLTDAYAFVKTLRMRDEGACPFVVVNNAPDPAAAHHAYLGFAKTCESFLGFRPPLAGIVRRDPHVPQAIRAQVMLESRYPASDAASDIAKLVRALEHGVAVK from the coding sequence ATGACCAATTTCGCCACCGACGCCAGTCTCGCGCTCAGCGCGCCGCGACAGGCGGGACCGCTCCTCGCCATCGCGTCCGGCAAAGGGGGTGTGGGCAAGACCACGCTGGCCATCGCCATGGCGCACGCCTTCGCCCGTCGCGGTCAACGCAGCCTGCTGGTGGATGCGGATCTGGGCATGGCCAATGTGGACGTGCAATTGGGCGTCAGCGCCGCCAGTGATCTGGCGTCCGTCGTGGCAGGCGATCTCAGCCTGGCTGAAGCGGTGAATTCTGTTGGCGAAGGCAGTTTCGACCTGATCGCCGGTCCGTCCGGCTCTGCGGCGCTGGCCGGGCTCGACCTTGAAAACGTCAACCGGCTGGCCGCCGGCGTCACCGCCGCTTCCATGGCCTATGACCGCACCTTGATTGATCTCGCCGCAGGCGCGGAACGCTCCACCATCCGTCTCGCCGCCGCGGCCGACGACGTGCTCATCGTCATCAATGACGAGCCGACCTCGCTGACCGACGCCTACGCCTTCGTGAAAACCCTGCGCATGCGCGATGAAGGCGCCTGCCCGTTCGTGGTGGTCAATAACGCGCCCGATCCCGCCGCCGCCCATCACGCCTATCTGGGCTTCGCAAAAACGTGTGAGAGCTTTCTGGGCTTCCGGCCGCCGCTGGCGGGCATTGTGCGCCGCGACCCACATGTGCCCCAGGCGATTCGCGCCCAGGTTATGCTGGAATCGCGCTATCCGGCGTCTGACGCCGCCTCCGACATCGCCAAGCTCGTCCGGGCGCTGGAGCATGGCGTCGCCGTCAAGTAA
- a CDS encoding flagellar biosynthesis protein FlhF encodes MRLRTFTGQTLSTVMEQVRRELGPDAVIISTTDAPEGGVEVRAAAERGAVHAKGETPETALARRDQARTKARGEADEGLTRIARALGWHLPPERASEALMDSAMALEDGEATATLARALDQRYGVHPLEPDPGRPVLLAGPPGSGKSSALAKLAARAVTQGHAPMLISADSRAGSAEQMTAYADALDLPFEGVTGPRELRALLESSRAGPVLIDVAGLNPFDLDQLDDLAGLADAADGEIVAVLDAGMTPGDAEDAAALFSSIGAGRVIATKLDIARRLGALLAFGEAGLAYAQISASPYIGDGLAPATALRLSRLLLEDPGEELPA; translated from the coding sequence ATGCGCCTGCGCACTTTCACAGGACAGACCTTGAGCACCGTCATGGAGCAAGTGCGCCGTGAGCTGGGCCCGGACGCGGTGATCATTTCCACCACGGACGCCCCTGAGGGCGGGGTGGAAGTGCGCGCAGCCGCCGAACGCGGCGCGGTTCACGCCAAGGGCGAGACCCCGGAAACCGCTCTGGCGCGCCGTGATCAGGCGCGCACCAAGGCGCGGGGCGAAGCTGATGAAGGTCTGACCCGGATCGCCCGCGCCCTGGGCTGGCACCTGCCGCCTGAACGCGCCTCCGAAGCGCTGATGGACAGCGCCATGGCGCTTGAAGACGGGGAGGCCACCGCCACCCTCGCCCGGGCGCTCGATCAACGCTATGGCGTGCATCCGCTTGAGCCGGACCCCGGACGCCCTGTGCTTCTGGCCGGGCCGCCGGGCTCTGGCAAATCCTCCGCCCTCGCCAAGCTCGCCGCCCGCGCCGTCACCCAAGGCCATGCGCCCATGCTGATCAGCGCCGATAGCCGCGCCGGCTCCGCAGAACAGATGACCGCCTATGCCGACGCGCTCGATTTGCCGTTTGAAGGCGTGACGGGACCGCGTGAGTTGCGCGCCTTGCTGGAATCAAGCCGCGCCGGGCCCGTGCTGATTGATGTGGCGGGGCTGAACCCGTTTGATCTTGATCAGCTCGATGATCTGGCCGGGCTCGCCGACGCGGCCGATGGTGAGATCGTCGCTGTGCTGGATGCGGGCATGACGCCGGGCGACGCCGAAGACGCCGCCGCCCTGTTCAGCTCGATCGGGGCTGGCCGGGTGATCGCCACCAAGCTCGACATTGCACGCCGACTGGGCGCATTGCTGGCGTTTGGAGAGGCAGGGCTCGCCTACGCTCAGATCTCCGCCTCGCCCTATATCGGCGACGGGCTGGCCCCGGCGACCGCGCTGCGCCTGTCCAGATTGCTACTGGAAGACCCCGGAGAGGAGCTCCCGGCATGA
- the flhA gene encoding flagellar biosynthesis protein FlhA has protein sequence MADANASSQSGFDFGQLAKRLARGDIAMGLGVLGLLVMLILPLPKALLDVMLAVSVSFSVLILMTALFIKSPLEFTAFPAILLVATMLRLGLNVASTRLILSEGQNGTGAAGDIIEAFGGFVMQGNFVIGIIVFIILVIVNFVVITKGSGRIAEVAARFTLDAMPGKQMAIDADLSSGLINEDEARKRRKELEEQSNFFGAMDGASKFVRGDAMAGILITSINLIGGMIIGVAQSGMDFGSAASTFSSLTIGDGLVSQIPALIVSLAAGLLVSKAGVDGAAEEAVFGQLSANPAAMGMVSGTSLAIGLLPGMPLIPFALMAAGSGALAWQSAQKRDKAVVNEAAEAVAQEAAAAPDPQDAPIEDTLHIDELKIELGYALLPLINDVEGRRLTDQIKALRRNLAQDSGFVLPSVRIVDNMQMPGEQYVLRVKEMEAGVGELKINQILAMNPSGAQVDLPGTHVKEPAFGLPATWIDEANREEATFRGYTLVDPAAVLVTHLTEILRDNMSELLSYAETENLLDALSPQHKKLLDEVTPGQVTRAGIQRVLQNLLKERVSIRDLAAIVEGVAEASGATNNLDAITEHVRSRLARQICYANRGPDGNLPVLSLSPQWEQAFAEALIGDGERRQLALAPSKLREFVEVVRAAFDRAGMSGDVPVMLTSPHVRPYVRSLTERFRPQTVVMSQNEIHPSARLKTVGQI, from the coding sequence ATGGCTGACGCCAACGCCTCCTCCCAAAGCGGTTTCGATTTCGGCCAGCTCGCCAAGCGGCTGGCGCGGGGCGATATCGCCATGGGCCTGGGGGTTCTGGGCCTTCTGGTCATGCTGATCCTGCCGCTTCCGAAAGCGCTGCTGGACGTGATGCTGGCGGTGTCGGTGAGCTTTTCCGTGCTCATCCTGATGACGGCGCTGTTCATCAAATCCCCGCTGGAGTTCACCGCCTTCCCGGCGATCCTGCTGGTGGCGACCATGCTGCGGCTGGGGCTGAACGTGGCCTCGACGCGCCTGATCCTGTCAGAAGGTCAGAACGGCACCGGGGCGGCGGGCGACATCATCGAGGCCTTTGGCGGCTTCGTGATGCAGGGCAATTTCGTCATCGGCATCATCGTGTTCATCATCCTGGTGATCGTGAACTTCGTCGTCATCACCAAGGGTTCGGGCCGGATCGCGGAAGTCGCCGCCCGCTTCACCCTGGACGCCATGCCCGGCAAGCAGATGGCGATCGACGCCGATCTGTCCTCGGGCCTGATCAATGAAGACGAGGCGCGGAAGCGCCGCAAGGAACTTGAAGAACAATCGAACTTCTTCGGGGCCATGGACGGCGCCAGCAAATTCGTGCGCGGCGACGCCATGGCGGGCATCCTGATCACCTCCATCAACCTGATCGGCGGCATGATCATCGGCGTCGCCCAGTCGGGCATGGATTTCGGCTCGGCGGCGAGCACGTTCTCCTCGCTGACCATCGGCGACGGTCTGGTCTCCCAGATCCCGGCGCTGATCGTGTCGCTGGCCGCCGGTCTTCTGGTGTCCAAGGCTGGGGTGGACGGCGCGGCGGAAGAGGCCGTGTTCGGCCAGCTGTCGGCCAATCCCGCCGCCATGGGCATGGTGTCGGGCACCTCGCTCGCCATCGGCCTGCTGCCCGGCATGCCGCTCATCCCGTTTGCTTTGATGGCGGCGGGGTCAGGCGCGCTGGCCTGGCAAAGCGCGCAGAAACGCGACAAGGCGGTGGTCAATGAAGCCGCAGAAGCGGTCGCCCAGGAAGCCGCCGCCGCGCCCGATCCGCAAGATGCGCCGATCGAGGATACGCTACATATCGACGAGCTGAAGATCGAGCTGGGCTATGCCCTGCTGCCGCTGATCAATGATGTGGAAGGCCGCCGCCTGACCGATCAGATCAAGGCGCTGCGCCGCAACCTCGCCCAGGACAGCGGCTTCGTTCTGCCCAGCGTGCGCATTGTCGACAACATGCAGATGCCGGGCGAACAATACGTTCTGCGCGTCAAGGAGATGGAAGCCGGGGTCGGCGAGCTGAAGATCAACCAGATTCTCGCCATGAACCCGTCCGGCGCCCAGGTCGATCTGCCCGGAACCCACGTCAAGGAGCCGGCCTTCGGCCTGCCCGCCACCTGGATCGACGAAGCCAATCGCGAGGAGGCCACGTTCCGCGGCTATACGCTGGTGGATCCCGCCGCCGTTCTGGTCACCCATCTGACCGAGATCCTGCGCGACAACATGTCAGAGCTTCTGAGCTATGCGGAGACCGAAAACCTGCTCGACGCCCTGTCGCCCCAGCACAAGAAACTGCTGGACGAGGTCACGCCCGGCCAGGTCACTCGCGCGGGCATTCAGCGCGTTTTGCAAAACCTCCTGAAAGAGCGGGTCTCGATCCGCGATCTCGCCGCCATCGTCGAAGGCGTGGCCGAAGCGTCCGGCGCGACCAACAATCTCGACGCCATCACCGAGCATGTGCGCAGCCGCCTGGCGCGCCAGATCTGCTACGCCAATCGCGGCCCGGACGGCAATCTGCCGGTCCTGTCGCTGAGCCCGCAATGGGAGCAGGCCTTCGCCGAGGCGCTGATCGGGGATGGCGAACGCCGCCAGCTGGCGCTCGCGCCCAGCAAGCTGCGTGAATTCGTCGAAGTTGTGCGCGCCGCCTTTGACCGGGCCGGCATGAGCGGCGACGTGCCGGTGATGCTGACCAGCCCCCATGTGCGCCCCTATGTGCGCTCGCTGACCGAACGCTTCCGCCCGCAAACCGTGGTGATGAGCCAGAACGAGATTCACCCCAGCGCCCGGCTCAAAACCGTCGGCCAGATCTAG
- the flbD gene encoding sigma-54-dependent transcriptional regulator FlbD, with protein MRVLIVGSLGGQLSAATKIAMDRGAKVAHVDTIEQATGYLRAGKGADILMVDVNLDVGSLIAANEAERIIVPVIACGVNVRPEAAAGAIKAGAKEFIHLPPDPELIAAVLAAVSDDDRTLIARDPLMLDVVRLADQIGPSDASVLITGESGVGKEVMARYVHKKSKRASKAFVSVNCAAIPENLLESELFGHEKGAFTGALARRIGKFEEADGGTLLLDEISEMDVRLQAKLLRALQEREIDRVGGSKPVKVNIRVLATSNRDLREAVRDGSFREDLLFRLNVVNLAIPPLRDRPEDTLALADHFLKKYAKANGVDYRPLSDAAKTQVVARAWKGNVRELENAMHRAVLLAIGSQIEPEAIRLPDGSPLPASAGGSSVARQAAQAADEAINLVGKTVAEVEKDLILDTLDHCLGNRTHAANILGISIRTLRNKLKLYGEQGEDIPAPGESRFAG; from the coding sequence ATGCGCGTTCTGATCGTTGGAAGCCTGGGCGGCCAGTTGTCCGCCGCCACGAAAATCGCCATGGACCGCGGCGCCAAGGTCGCCCATGTGGACACTATCGAGCAGGCCACCGGCTATCTGCGCGCCGGCAAGGGCGCCGACATCCTGATGGTCGACGTCAATCTGGATGTGGGCAGCCTGATCGCCGCCAACGAGGCCGAGCGCATCATCGTTCCGGTCATCGCCTGCGGCGTGAATGTGCGTCCGGAAGCGGCCGCCGGCGCCATCAAGGCCGGGGCCAAGGAATTCATCCATCTGCCGCCCGATCCCGAGCTGATCGCCGCCGTGCTGGCGGCCGTCTCTGACGATGACCGCACCCTGATCGCGCGCGATCCGCTGATGCTGGACGTGGTGCGCCTGGCCGATCAGATCGGCCCGTCGGACGCCTCGGTGCTGATCACCGGCGAAAGCGGCGTGGGTAAAGAGGTCATGGCCCGCTATGTCCACAAGAAATCCAAGCGCGCCTCGAAAGCCTTCGTCTCGGTGAACTGCGCCGCGATCCCTGAAAACCTTCTGGAATCCGAATTGTTCGGCCACGAAAAAGGCGCGTTCACCGGCGCCCTCGCGCGCCGGATCGGCAAGTTTGAAGAGGCCGACGGCGGCACGCTGCTGCTCGACGAGATCAGCGAAATGGATGTGCGCCTGCAGGCCAAGCTGCTGCGCGCCCTGCAAGAGCGCGAGATCGACCGGGTGGGCGGCTCCAAGCCCGTGAAGGTCAATATCCGGGTTCTGGCCACGTCCAACCGCGATCTGCGCGAAGCGGTGCGTGACGGCAGCTTCCGCGAAGACCTGTTGTTCCGCCTGAACGTGGTGAACCTCGCCATTCCGCCGCTGCGCGACCGTCCCGAAGACACGCTGGCGCTGGCCGATCACTTCTTGAAGAAATACGCCAAGGCCAATGGCGTCGATTATCGCCCGCTGTCGGACGCTGCGAAGACCCAGGTCGTCGCCCGCGCCTGGAAAGGCAATGTGCGAGAGCTGGAAAACGCCATGCACCGCGCGGTGCTTCTGGCCATCGGCTCACAGATCGAGCCTGAAGCCATCCGCCTGCCCGACGGCTCGCCCCTGCCCGCCAGCGCGGGCGGATCATCGGTGGCGCGCCAGGCGGCGCAAGCGGCTGACGAAGCGATCAATCTGGTCGGCAAGACCGTGGCGGAAGTGGAGAAGGACCTGATCCTCGACACGCTCGATCATTGTCTGGGCAACCGCACCCACGCCGCGAACATTCTGGGGATTTCGATCCGCACGCTGCGCAACAAGCTCAAGCTCTATGGCGAACAGGGCGAGGATATCCCCGCCCCCGGCGAATCCCGGTTCGCGGGATGA
- the fliN gene encoding flagellar motor switch protein FliN produces MGEPTAGAAQSLIDEEVRTAVDLAPVFDVPVNISAVLGKAQVDVNSLLRLTSGSVLELDRKVGEAIDIYVNSRLVARGEVVVVDDRLGVTMTEIIKDGDTG; encoded by the coding sequence ATGGGCGAACCGACCGCGGGCGCCGCACAGTCGCTGATCGACGAGGAAGTGCGCACCGCGGTGGATCTGGCGCCCGTCTTTGACGTGCCGGTAAACATTTCCGCGGTGCTGGGCAAGGCGCAAGTGGATGTGAATTCGCTGCTGCGCCTGACCTCGGGCTCGGTGCTCGAGCTCGATCGCAAGGTCGGCGAAGCCATCGACATCTATGTGAACTCTCGCCTGGTGGCGCGCGGCGAGGTCGTCGTCGTGGACGACCGGCTGGGCGTGACCATGACTGAAATCATCAAGGACGGGGACACCGGCTGA
- a CDS encoding FliH/SctL family protein, protein MTDGFRKFDFDREFAPDGRILREGDTFKRVYTEEEMQMVAEQAAEAARQVAEIEAQEAAAEAAGQVVHQVTALLGRMKAESEAMREDAARLALAAARIIAGAALEQYGEDTLKACITEALADLRGEPRIAVRVNPSMSDALAEVMEGEAAQRGMEGALIVRADADVARTDCMLEWRSGAIERTTQDIEARIEQAVKNWLAQPLDADADATPDQAALGGQAQA, encoded by the coding sequence GTGACTGACGGCTTCAGAAAATTCGACTTTGACCGGGAGTTCGCTCCGGACGGCCGCATTCTGCGAGAAGGCGACACGTTCAAGCGCGTCTATACCGAAGAGGAAATGCAGATGGTGGCCGAACAGGCCGCCGAAGCCGCCCGTCAGGTCGCCGAGATTGAAGCCCAGGAAGCCGCCGCCGAGGCCGCCGGCCAGGTCGTGCACCAGGTCACCGCGCTTCTGGGCCGCATGAAGGCGGAATCTGAAGCCATGCGCGAAGACGCGGCGCGGCTGGCGCTGGCGGCGGCCCGCATCATCGCCGGCGCGGCGCTTGAACAGTATGGCGAAGACACGCTGAAAGCCTGCATTACCGAAGCGTTGGCTGATCTGCGCGGAGAGCCGCGCATCGCCGTCCGGGTCAACCCGTCCATGTCGGACGCGCTGGCCGAAGTGATGGAAGGCGAAGCCGCCCAGCGCGGCATGGAAGGCGCGCTGATCGTGCGCGCCGACGCCGATGTCGCCCGCACAGACTGCATGCTGGAATGGCGCTCGGGCGCCATTGAACGCACCACCCAGGACATTGAAGCCCGTATCGAGCAGGCCGTGAAGAACTGGCTCGCCCAGCCTCTGGACGCCGATGCGGACGCCACCCCCGATCAGGCCGCCCTGGGCGGTCAAGCCCAGGCCTGA
- the fliG gene encoding flagellar motor switch protein FliG, which yields MTGAEKAAVILLALGDEQRQLWEMMDDEEIRVVSQAMVNLGNVTSGAVEKLIMEFVGSMSSTGSITGSVDQAQRLLSSFLPEDKVDQIMEELRGPAGRTMWDKLANVNEVVLANYLKNEYPQTVSVVLSKVRPDHASRVLAALPEDFAMEVVTRMLRMEPVQREIVEKIEETLRSEFMSNLARTSKQDSHELMADIFNNFDRQTENRFLASLEERNRDSAEKIRSLMFVFEDLGKLDPQGVQTLLRGVPKDQLGLALKGASDTLRDLFFSNMSERAAKILREDMASMGPVRLKDVDTAQQTMVNQAKDLAAKGEILLSEGGGEDELIY from the coding sequence ATGACCGGGGCCGAGAAAGCGGCTGTGATCCTGCTCGCGCTGGGCGATGAGCAGCGTCAGCTCTGGGAGATGATGGATGACGAGGAAATCCGCGTCGTCTCCCAGGCCATGGTCAATCTGGGCAATGTGACCTCCGGCGCCGTCGAAAAACTGATCATGGAGTTTGTCGGCTCCATGTCCTCGACCGGCTCGATCACGGGCTCGGTGGATCAGGCGCAGCGCCTGTTGTCCTCCTTCCTGCCCGAGGACAAGGTCGACCAGATCATGGAAGAGCTGCGCGGTCCCGCCGGCCGGACCATGTGGGACAAGCTCGCCAATGTGAACGAGGTGGTTCTGGCCAACTATCTCAAGAACGAATACCCGCAGACGGTCTCGGTGGTGCTCTCCAAGGTGCGCCCCGATCACGCCTCGCGCGTGCTGGCCGCCCTGCCCGAAGACTTCGCCATGGAAGTGGTGACTCGGATGCTGCGCATGGAGCCGGTGCAGCGCGAGATCGTGGAGAAGATCGAGGAGACGCTGCGCTCTGAATTCATGAGCAATCTGGCGCGCACCTCCAAGCAGGACAGCCATGAACTGATGGCGGACATCTTCAACAATTTCGACCGTCAGACCGAAAACCGGTTCCTGGCGTCGCTGGAAGAGCGCAATCGCGATTCCGCCGAGAAGATCCGCTCGCTGATGTTCGTCTTCGAGGATCTGGGCAAGCTCGACCCGCAAGGGGTGCAGACCCTGCTGCGCGGCGTGCCGAAAGATCAGCTGGGCCTGGCGCTCAAGGGCGCGTCGGACACGCTGCGCGACCTGTTCTTCTCCAACATGTCCGAGCGGGCGGCGAAAATCCTGCGCGAGGACATGGCCTCCATGGGCCCGGTGCGCCTCAAGGACGTGGATACCGCGCAACAGACCATGGTCAACCAGGCCAAAGACCTCGCCGCCAAGGGCGAAATCCTGCTGTCAGAAGGCGGCGGCGAAGATGAACTCATTTACTAG